The DNA region TATGGCAATTACTTTATTTTTGCTCGTTAGTTTATTGTTTTTTACAATTAGGTTAATGCCTGGAAGTATTGTTAGTGATCCTATGTTACCACCAGAGACCAAAGCTGCAATAGAGGCAAAATATCATTTAGATAAGCCCTTGGTGGTTCAATATGGATACTTTGTAAAAGATGCAATGAAGCTAGACTTTGGAAGATCGCTTAAGGTTCAACCAAAGGTTCCTGTATTTGATATTATAAAGGATAAGCTTCCTATAACTATACAACTTAATATTTTTTCACTTCTTATCACTGTACCGCTTGGAATTATTTTTGGAATAGCGGCAGCATTGAAGAAAAACACAACAATAGATCATTCACTATCAATTATGGTAGTTGCATTTATATCGATTCCATCCTTTGTTTTTGCGGCTTTACTACAGTATTTTGTCGCTTTTAAATGGGGGTTAGTACCAATACTTCTAACAACGGAGCCAGGATTTAATTGGTCTAAGTTTGTATCCATGATTTTGCCAATACTAGCAATATCCTTCTCAGGAATTGCTGTAATAACAAGATATATGCGTGCTGAGCTCTGTGAAGTTTTGAACTCAGATTATATGCTGTTAGCTAAAACAAAAGGGCTAACTCAAGTACAGGCAACTGTAAGGCATGCTATTCGAAATTCATTTATACCTTTGGCCAACATTATTATACCCATGTTCTTTAGTGTATTAGCTGGGTCTATGGTTATAGAAAATATATTTGGCATACCAGGAATAGGACAGCTATCAGTAAGATCTATCAATGCCTTAGACCATCCACTTACAATTGCTGTTATGTTTTTCTATGGTGTGATTGGTTTAGTATCTATTCTAGTAGTAGATCTTTCATATGGAATTATAGATCCTCGTATCCGTATAGGGGGTGGAAAGTAATGGGAACAACTGAAGAAGTTAAAGTACAAAAATCTGATTTTGAATTTGTACAATTAAATGACCAAATATTAGATACAAAGTTTGAAGGAGAACCTATCGGCTTTTTTAAGGATGCAATGCTTCGTTTCAAAAGAAATAAAAGTGCCATAATAGCGAGTATATTCATTACGATTATTATTTTTATGGCTATTTTTGGACCTATGATAAACCCATATACATACAGACAACAAAATTTAGATTGGGATTTACTGCCACCTAGAATACCTGTAGTTGAAAAAATAGGAATATTTGACGGAACTAAGGTAATGGATATAAGAAAAACAAGTCTAGAGGAACGTTATAAGGATTCTTTGGTGAGAATTGAGGAAGAATATATATTCCACTATCGAGGTGAAGAAATTCCGATGGTGAAAGCTAGAATAGATGTATATGAGCTTAAAAATGCAGAGGATCAATATTTTTGGTTTGGAACCGATTCTCTAGGTCGTGACCAATGGACACGTTTGTGGCGAGGATCTAGAGTTTCTCTAATGATTGCATTTCTGGCAGTTATAATCAATGTATGTATCGGCGTTGTTTACGGATCTATCTCAGGTTATTATGGAGGAATGACCGATATGCTCATGCAGAGATTCATAGAAATTATTAGTGCTATTCCAACTATTGTATTGGTAATGTTGCTTATGATGTTTTTAGGGTCGGGGATATTTTCCTTTGTTCTAGCCTTTGTTTTTACAGGTTGGATAGGAATGAGTCGCATGATTAGAGCTCAATTTTATAAATATAAGGGGCAGGAGTACGTATTGGCATCTAGAACAATGGGAGCTAAGGATAGTAAGTTAATATTTAGACATATCCTACCAAACGCAATAGGTCCACTTATTACTCAAGCTACATTGGCAATTCCATCAGCCATTTTTCTTGAATCTACTTTATCTTACCTAGGCTTAGGTATTGGGGCACCAGAACCGTCTATTGGTAATTTATTAGCTGAAGGTCAAAAAGTGTTATTAAACAATCCGCATTTAACTATATTTCCTGCCATCGTAATTTCAATTTTAATGCTCTCTTTCAACTTATTTGGTAATGGGCTAAGAGATGCTTTTGATCCAACGCTAAGAGGACATGAATAGAAGTGGGGGGTATAATTATGGAAAACCAAGACAAAGTATTACAGGTAAAAAATTTAAATATAAGCTTTAATACTTATTCAGGAAAAGTTCGTGCAGTACGTGGAGTTAGCCTTGATTTACATAAAGGAGAAACATTGGCTATTGTTGGAGAATCAGGTTCAGGAAAATCCGTTACAAACAAGGCTATAGTAGGTATTTTATCTAAAAATGCAACTATAAATACTGGAGAAATTATTTATGAAGGAAAAGATTTAACTAAATACTCCGATAATGAGTTCAATAAAATTAGGGGTTCAAAAATTTCTATGATATTTCAGGACCCAATGTCATCATTAGATCCTGTTATGAAGATAGGCAATCAAATTACAGAAGCCTTAATTGTTAAGCAAAGAATTAGTAAAGATCAGGCTAAGAAAAAAGCTATGGATCTAATGGTGGCCGTAGGGATTCCAGAACCTGAAAAACGATATAATCAGTATCCTTTCCAATTTTCTGGGGGAATGAGACAGAGAATAGTCATTGCCACAGCCCTTGCGTGTGATCCTGAAGTGTTAATTTGTGATGAACCTACAACAGCATTAGATGTAACGATCCAAGCACAGACTTTAGAATTAATCAAGAAGATACAGCAAGAGAGAGATTTGTCTGTAATATTTATTACTCATGATCTAGGGGTTGTTGCTAATGTAGCTGATCGTGTGGCAGTTATGTATGCAGGTAAAATAGTTGAATATGGAACTGTAGATGAAATATTTTATAGCCCACAGCATCCATATACATGGAGCTTACTAGCATCAATGCCAGATTTAGATACAGATTCATCAGATGAGTTACTAATGATACCAGGAACACCACCTAATATGCTATACCCACCAAAGGGAGATGCGTTTGCTGCTAGAAACAAATATGCTATGAAGATTGATTTTGAAAAGGAACCACCAATGTTTCAAGTTAGTGATACCCATTATGCAGCTACATGGCTTCTGCATCCTGATGCTCCCAAAGTAGAGATTCCAAAGGTATTGCAGAAGCGAATTGAGAAGCAGAAGGAAAGGTTGGTGGTAAGTAATGAAGCACGCTAATACACAGCCTGTTTTGGAAGTTAAAAATTTAAAGCAGTATTTTACAAGTGGTTTTGGAAAAAATAAGGTAGTGGTAAAGGCGGTAGACGATGTAAGTTTTAATATTTATAAAGGGGAAACCTTTGGTTTAGTTGGAGAATCTGGTTGTGGAAAAACTACAACAGGTCGATCTATTATTAAACTGTATGAGCCAACAGGTGGTGAAGTATTATTTAAGGGCAAATCAATTACAGGTAAGCTTTCTAAGGAGCAAATGAAGGAGGTAACTCGAGGTATTCAAATGATATTCCAAGACCCAATTGCATCTTTAAACCCTAGAATGACAGTTAAGGAGATTATAGGAGAAGGCTTGAAAATTAATAAGATATGTAAAAATGAAACAGAAATGATGGAAATGATATATAATATACTTGAAACTGTAGGATTGACTAGAGAACATGCTACACGTTATCCACACGAATTTTCAGGAGGACAAAGGCAACGTATTGGTATTGCAAGGGCATTAATTACTAATCCTGACCTAGTTATTGCAGATGAGCCTATTTCTGCATTAGATGTATCTATTCAAGCACAGGTATTGAATCTATTGAATAATTTAAGAAAGAAGTTAGGCTTAACAGTATTATTTATTGCCCATGATTTATCTGTTGTTAAATATTTTTCAGATCGGATTGGAGTAATGTATTATGGAAAATTAGTCGAACTAGCAGATTCTGAAGAATTATATAAGAATCCAATCCATCCTTATACTAAGTCATTACTTTCTGCAGTTCCATCACCGGACCCTAATCTTGAAAGGACTAGAAAGCGAATTTATTATAATCCTGATATGCATGATTATAGTGAAGAAAGTCCTAAATTAGTTGAAATAAAACCTAGACACTTTGTTTATGGTTCTAAATCAGAAATAGAGGAATATAGAAAAGCTTTTTAGATAAAATGAATTAGGATAACCGTACATATGATGTAAAAAGTAGAGAAGTAATATACTCCTCTACTTTTTTAAATCTAAAAATTTATTAAAGATTTACCACATATCATTTCTGTTTTCTGTCATATCAATGGCACCTATAACGACATGAGCTAAACCAAAACCAATTGTAGCTTCATTTGCAGGAATGTAAGGAGTTTTATTTGTTCTTTTGTGTTTCAAACACATCTTGCATAAGTTTAATGTTTTTAATAACTATAGGAGCTTTTATTTGGCTCAAATAAAAATTTTCATCCTCTAATTGTTTTCTTAAGTCTTCTATTGATAATTCAAATTTTTGAAGTATATCTTGAGAGTCTTGTTTAATCAAGTCCTGTCTTAAAGAACTACCTATTTTATTCGCTTCATCTAAATGTTGTAAGGCGCCCACATAGTTATCAGATGCAGCAAATAAAATTGCACCTCTAATGTGATAATACATACCATATAGTCCATGATCAACTACGCCATTGAAGTAGCTTCTAAAATCTGTTGTAATTCTTGTAAGCTCATTAGCTAGTTTTAAACTATTAAGTTTTTCATTATTCATAACAGATAGTGTTAAATCATCTAATACTTTTTCAAATTCTTCAGCCTTTGTAGAGGGAACACTTACTGGTATTAATTGGGATTCTAAAACATTCCATTTCTTGTGTACCTCTGTAACACTATCATTTATTTTAGTCCATACCTTAGTAATATCTGCTGGTGGAGTAGGACTTTCTGCAAAGCTACCCTTTACATCAGTTGCATCTAAAAGAGGAATGATTATTTTATTTTCTTTTATTAATTTTTGCATATCTACCTTTTCTTCTGGCTTCTTATTACCTCCATCTTTTTTATTATTCTCTTCCTTAGAAGATTTAGAGTCTTTTTGCTTATTATCTTGGTTTGACTGTGTAGCAGATTCTGCACTACTACCCATTTCTTCTTTGCCAGTAAGCTTCTCTTTTTCTATAGCTTTTTCTATACCAGTTACTGAATCGAGGTCATACATTATTTTTAGTACTTCATCCTCTAGCTCTTTTAAAATTTTTGGTAATTTGGGTGAGTTATCTTTTTGTTTTTCGAGATTAGGTTTTTGAGGATTCCTACCACAACCTGTTAAAACAAATATAATAAGTAAAAGGGACACGAATTTATAATTTTTCCGTATATATTTTTTTATCATGCTATCACCTCTATTATAGGTTTACCAATATTTTAAAAAACATTACACTAAACAGTGTGACTAAAATAGTAAAATTATACTAGAAGGATTTACAGCTTATATTGCCGAAATTAATATTAGAGGGTAAAATATTTAAAAAACAGAAGTTTAATGCAGAAATGAGGTGCAGTATGTTTTTGAAAAAAAATGAATCTATAGAATTTGCTAACACGATTATGAAAAAAAGTAGAATTCCGATTTTAATTTACGATGAACAGTGGAAAAAGTTATTTACCAATAGTATGAATAAATCTATGGAAACTTTAAGTAAGGACCTTCAACAGCTATTAACAGAAGAAAAGGAATTAGAGCATAGGCTAAAATCAAGCCAAGGAAGAAAACGTATACTAATGAATAAGATAATACATCTATCAGATCGTTTGAATAGTAAAGGTGAAGAAGTCGAAATCTCAGATATAGAAGATGCTAAGGATGAAATTGCTAAAATAAACGAAGAAATTGATGAAATACGCGAAAACTTAGAATTATATCCAAAAAAAATAGAAAGTACAAATATGGAGTTATTAAAAGAGACTGCTAAGGTCGCATATTCTGAAATTAATAATACACAAACTAGACTTTCGGATATAGAGGAAGAAATTAACATATTGCGTGAAAAGTTAGGCCAATATCGGGATGAGAAAGAAGCATTAGAGGAAAAAGCACAAGTTTTATATTCATTACTACACTCTATTATAGGACCAGAGGAAATAGAGAAACTAGATGTAAAGTTTTTTCAAAAATAGTTAAAGTATATTCAAATATAAAAAGCTATAATTACATAACTCAGTGAGCTATTACTAATAGCTCTTTTTGTATTTCTATTTTAAAATATTTATATATTGAAATTATTTAAATATTTCAAAAAACTACAAAAAGTGATATTATATTATTATAAGAGGTGACAAAAATGATTAAAGGTATAGGAATTGACATTATAGAAATCGATAGAATAAGACAAGCAGTGGCAAAAAACAACAGATTTATAGACCGAATATTCACAGTAAATGAAAAGGAAATATTTGAAGAGAAAAACTATCTTCCTCACACTATAGCTGGCTTCTTTGCTGCTAAAGAGGCAGTGGCTAAGGCATTGGGTACAGGAATAAGAAACATGGAGTGGAAAGATATCGAAATATTAAAAGACCCTTTAGGGAAACCCTATGTAAAATTGCATAATAATGCTAGAGATTTAGCATATAGTATGAATATAGATAAAGTATTGATATCAATATCCCATAGCAAGGAAAATGCTGTTGCCCAAGCTATGGCCATCTAATTCTTTTAAAGGAAAGGGTTGAATTGAATGAGACTCTTGAAGGTTATACTTGTACTACTTGTGGTTGTTATTTCTATAACTGCATGTAAAAAACCTTCGGATAAAGAGAAATATTACGATGCACATAAGAAGATGATGGAAATAAAGAGTTACCAAACTATTGCTAAAATATCAAGCTATACAGGGGATAGTAAGAGAGAATATGAATTCAATCAGATGTTTCAGTATCCAGATAAATATCGATTAGAAGTAATATCGCCAAATAGTATTAAGGGTAATTTAACTATATTTAATGGTAAGGTGGCTTGGATTCAACATGCTACTATTAATCAGACTTGGAAGATGGATAATTTTGAGCAGTCAAAGGAACAATTGATGTTTATAGGTTATTTTTTAAAAAACTTTATAAACTCAGAAAATAGTACCTATCATAGTGAAAGTTTTAAGGGACAAGATAGCATTGTAGTTACTACAGAATTACCTGGAGGGAATCCTCATTTTTATAGTCAGAGACTTTGGATTGATGGTAAGGATTTTACTCCTTTGCGACTTAACATTATAGATAATCAGGATAGAGTTAGATTTGAAGTTTACTATGAAGATTTTAAAATGAATCCTGAATTGAGTGAAGATTTATTTTATTTAGATTAATATATTTAAATTTAAAATAAACTAGGGGGATGAAAAATGGCTTTAGGGGAAAACTTAAGACCAGTATGGGCAGAAATTAACTTGGATAATGTAAAGCACAATATTAAAGAAGTAAAAAATATAGTTAAGAAAGATACTATAGTATGTGCTGTTGTAAAGGCTGACGGTTATGGTCATGGAGCAGTAGAACTTACTAAGGTTTTACTTAACAATGGAGCGGACCGTCTTGCTGTAGCTACACTAGGTGAAGCAGTACAGTTAAGAAAAGCAGGATATACAGTACCTATTATGGTTCTAGGATATACACCAGAGGTGCAGGGGCAAATAGTAATAGATAATAATATTATTCAAACTGTATATACTTACGAACAGGCAATATATTTTTCAAACACTGCTAAAGAAACTAATCAGCAATTAATAATACATTTAAAACTAGATACTGGAATGTCTAGATTAGGATTCCAACCAAATGATGAATCTATAAATGATATAAAAGAAATATTTAAGCTACCAAATTTAACAGTAGAGGGTATTTTTACTCATTTTGCTACAGCCGACGATAAAAACAAGGAATACACATACAAACAATTTAATATATTTATGGATTTTGTTAATAAACTTGAAGAAGAAGACTGTATCATTCCTATTAAGCATGTATCTAATAGTGCAGCAATTATTGATCTTCCTGAAATGAATTTAGATATGGTAAGACCAGGAATAATACTCTATGGATTATATCCATCAGATGATGTAAATAAAGAGAAAATTAGATTAAAGCAGGTAATGGAACTAAAGGCCAAAATTTCTCATATTAAAGTCCTTCCAAAAGACAATGGAATTAGCTATGGTCTAAAGTATACTACACAAGATAATGAAAAAATAATTACAATTCCCATTGGATATGCAGATGGATATACCAGAATGATGTCTGGCAAGGCGCAAGTAATGGTAAAGGGCAAAGTAATACCACTAGTTGGTCGAATTTGTATGGATCAATGTATGGCAAATGCTACAGGGGTGGATGTTAAAGCTGGAGATGAGGTTATACTATATAGTAACGACAGAGAAAGTGGGATTACTATCAATGATATTGCAAACAAACTTGGAACTATTAATTATGAGATTGTATGTATGTTGGGAAAACGTGTTCCAAGAGTCTATTTGGAAAATAATAACCTTTTACACATCAAGGATAGTTTGTTAATATAGTAGTATAGATTTTTGTGGACTGGTATAATTTTGCTACAATAATGAAACACTTATACTACCATAGGATTTTCCTTCAATACATTTAGGAGGTGCGCAATGGCTGACTCAAAACGAATTATGATAAGCCTTCCTGACAGTCTTTTACAAGAGGTAGACAATATTGTTTCCATAGAAAAGACAAATCGAAGTGAATTTATTCGTGAGGCGATGAAATTATATATACGGGAGAGAAATAAAATGGAATTACGGGAGCAGATGAAAAAAGGCTATCAAGAAATGGGACTAATTAATCTAGCATTGGCTGAATTGGGATTAAGCTTAGATATGTCATTGTTGGAAACCTACGAAGCGCAGATGGCGGAGTGTGAGTAGCGTGATTATTAAAAGAGGAGATATCTTTTATGCTGATCTAAGTCCTGTAATAGGATCTGAGCAAGGGGGAGTAAGGCCTGTATTAGTAGTACAAAATGATATAGGAAATCGATATAGTCCTACAGTTATAATTGTAGCTATTACTTCACAGATTAATAAAGCTAAGCTTCCAACCCATGTTGAAATTAAATGCTCTGATTATGGATTACCAAAAGATTCAGTTTTGTTACTGGAGCAAATTCGAACAATTGATAAAAGACGTTTGGAGGAAAAAATCGGCCATGTAACAGAAGATATAATGGAAAAAGTAAACGAGGCTTTGTTAGTTAGTCTCGGTTTAATTGAATTTTAAAGACTTAGGGAGACTTAGGTCTTTTTTTATTGTATTCTTCCATTTCAAGTTTTAATGTAGTATAATATGAACAGAATTATTTAAGGAATTGTCAGATTAAAATACAAGTAACCTGTAAGAAAAGGGGATGAAGAACTTGAATAAAAAATTAAAATCATCAATATTTTCAGTTGGCATTATAGCACTTTCTTTAATCACCGTTGGTCAAATGGTATATGCATCTACAAAGGATCCAGGATCCAAAGATGATCCTATTGTTACACTATCCTATATAGAATTAAAATTAGAGCAACTAAAAGATTATATAGATCAAAAAAGTTTTTCATCTAACCAACCAGAACCAAATAAACCTACAGAAAATTCAACATTTCAGGTTGTAGAAATTCAAAGAGGACAAAGTTTAATCGCAGGAGCTGGAACAGAAATTATTTTAAGATCAGGTGAGGCAGTTGCAGTTATTAGTCCACTAGGTGGATTATCTGATGTAACTGGTGCTGAAGATTTAAAAAAGGATGAAAAGATTCCTGCTAATCATTTGCTTATTATACCTAGAGATGATGGTAGAGGGGTTCGCGCCTTAGCAGATTCATTCTTATTAGTAAAAGGTGGGTATACAATCAACTAAAGTTTTTAAAATAGACTTCCTACAGTTGAAAATGGAAGTCCATTTTATTTAATGAAATTGCATAATGTATCATTTTGTTAAAACATTAGAAAGAAGGTGTGGATAATGATAAAAAAGAATAAAATCTTTTTAATTATTGTACTAAGTATAGCAATATTAGCTACAACAATATTTCAGAGAATGACTATAGAATCCAACAACAAGGTAGTAGATGTAGTGCTCGATTATGCAGAGATGAATGAATTGGCATTGCAGTCAGATAATGAATTAAAGTGGTGGTTTAGCAACTTTAAAGATTTCGGAATTAAATATGTAGGGCTACACGAGGAAACTCTTAGTTCGCTGGTTCATGATAATAAAGATGTAAATATTATCATGGGTTGGGAATTATTACAAAATAATACAACAAAGGAAACATATTTAAGTAATTTGGAAAATGATTCTAAAGAGTATGAAATTAGTAAATATGATGTTTTAATAACTACTGAGTCTGAAGAAACCTTTAATTTTATAAATGATGGCTTAACTAGTCGATACGATAAAGAATTATTTGAAGTTTTATCTAATGAAGATAAATACACTATACTGCTTAAAGGCACTATTTATGATATGGTTTATCTTCAAAATCAATCTCTATCAGATGTCAATGGTAAGGGAGTTCCTATAGATCCTATAAAGCAAAATCCGTATACTTCAAAGCTAGTGAATTTAGGTTTAGGATTTGATGCTGAAAAGATAGAACTTATTAAAGCAAGCGGATTAGAAGTACTGCCAAGACCTTCAAACTACAGTCAATGGACAACGGACAAATATATCGATGCATTATTTAAGGATTATGAAGATTTTAATATGATTCCACCTGTATTTATATTTACAGGAGATGCAATGCTAGGATATCCTGATTACAATCATATAGTATCAGAGTATATGCAGAATAATAATATAAAAGTAGGCTTAATAGAATCATCAGTACAAAGAGGGCATATGGACCAAAAAGTAGTAGAAGATTTAGCCAAAGGTTTGGAATATAATGCAGTAAGGATTTTTTCTATACCTAATTATATCCAAGAAAGATTTAAGTTCTACAATTATGAAGGTGCGGAGGAAATAGAAAACACTTTATATAGAGCAGTAACAGAGAGAAATATAAGATTAATTTATTTTAAACCATTTAAAGAAAGTACAAGATCATATGTAACTGATTTTGAAGAATATGAAAAAATGTTTAACAGGTTTGAAGAAAGAATAGCTGCCCATGATATGACTATTGGAAGAAGCAGTGTTATGAAGCCAAATCGTGTTCGTATAGCTAAGCAGACTTTAATAGGCTGGGGAGTCGTTGCTGCTGGAATTTTACTGTTATCTACTTTGTTTAATATGTCTAAAAAAATAAAATATGCTTTATTAGCAATTGGTATGTTATTAGTGCCTGCTGCATACATCGTAAAACCATTATTAATGGAGAAGATGATGGCTCTTGCAGCTTCTATTATATTTCCTTCATTAGCAATGGCTTGGGTATGTAAGGAGTGCAAAAAACACTTTAATAGTAATGAGAAAAAGTATTCATTATTAAATACTATTATAATTGCGTCAAAGGATTTAATAATAGCAACAGCTATTTCATTACTTGGAGGATTTTTTGTTGGGGGAATTTTATCTAATACTGATTTTCTATTGGAAATGGATATATTTAGAGGTGTAAAGATTAGCCAAATGCTTCCAATAGTCATATATGGAGCTACTTATATAGCCTATTTTGGATATAAAAACAAGAAACAAGTTAAAAATAGACCTTCATTAAAACTAGAAGATATAAAAACTCTTTTATTTGAAGATGTAAAAATAATTTATGTTCTATTATCGGCAATACTATTAGTAGTAGGATATATATACATTGCCAGAACTGGACATGAAACAAATATCCAGCCGTCTACCTTCGAGATGATAGCAAGAAATATATTGGAGGAAAACTTATTAGCAAGACCTAGAACAAAAGAATTTTTAATGGGCTTTCCAGCTTTAATGGTAGCTATATATTTTGCGCGCAATAAATACAATTTCTTTGCCTTTTCTGCAGGCTTAGTGGCTGTTATAGGACAATCCTCAATTACCAATACATTTAGTCATTTAAGAACTCCAGTATATTTATCACTTGCACGTACAGCCTATGCACTAGGATTAGGTATAGTTTTGGGAGCTATATATATTATAATTATAGAAATATGTTTAAAAGGACTAAATAAAGGACTAAATTTATTAATGACCGGAGCTGAGAAAGGAAGAAATTAATGAAGAACATATTCATATTTGGATATTATGGATTTCAAAACACAGGAGACGAAGCAATACTACAAGTTATGATCGATCAAATAAAAGAAAATATACCATATGCTAAATTAACGGTTTTAACTTATAAGGCACAAGAAACAATAGACAAATATAATATAAATG from Alkaliphilus flagellatus includes:
- a CDS encoding ABC transporter permease is translated as MLRYIGQRLVAMAITLFLLVSLLFFTIRLMPGSIVSDPMLPPETKAAIEAKYHLDKPLVVQYGYFVKDAMKLDFGRSLKVQPKVPVFDIIKDKLPITIQLNIFSLLITVPLGIIFGIAAALKKNTTIDHSLSIMVVAFISIPSFVFAALLQYFVAFKWGLVPILLTTEPGFNWSKFVSMILPILAISFSGIAVITRYMRAELCEVLNSDYMLLAKTKGLTQVQATVRHAIRNSFIPLANIIIPMFFSVLAGSMVIENIFGIPGIGQLSVRSINALDHPLTIAVMFFYGVIGLVSILVVDLSYGIIDPRIRIGGGK
- a CDS encoding ABC transporter permease, which encodes MGTTEEVKVQKSDFEFVQLNDQILDTKFEGEPIGFFKDAMLRFKRNKSAIIASIFITIIIFMAIFGPMINPYTYRQQNLDWDLLPPRIPVVEKIGIFDGTKVMDIRKTSLEERYKDSLVRIEEEYIFHYRGEEIPMVKARIDVYELKNAEDQYFWFGTDSLGRDQWTRLWRGSRVSLMIAFLAVIINVCIGVVYGSISGYYGGMTDMLMQRFIEIISAIPTIVLVMLLMMFLGSGIFSFVLAFVFTGWIGMSRMIRAQFYKYKGQEYVLASRTMGAKDSKLIFRHILPNAIGPLITQATLAIPSAIFLESTLSYLGLGIGAPEPSIGNLLAEGQKVLLNNPHLTIFPAIVISILMLSFNLFGNGLRDAFDPTLRGHE
- a CDS encoding ABC transporter ATP-binding protein, producing MENQDKVLQVKNLNISFNTYSGKVRAVRGVSLDLHKGETLAIVGESGSGKSVTNKAIVGILSKNATINTGEIIYEGKDLTKYSDNEFNKIRGSKISMIFQDPMSSLDPVMKIGNQITEALIVKQRISKDQAKKKAMDLMVAVGIPEPEKRYNQYPFQFSGGMRQRIVIATALACDPEVLICDEPTTALDVTIQAQTLELIKKIQQERDLSVIFITHDLGVVANVADRVAVMYAGKIVEYGTVDEIFYSPQHPYTWSLLASMPDLDTDSSDELLMIPGTPPNMLYPPKGDAFAARNKYAMKIDFEKEPPMFQVSDTHYAATWLLHPDAPKVEIPKVLQKRIEKQKERLVVSNEAR
- a CDS encoding ABC transporter ATP-binding protein, encoding MKHANTQPVLEVKNLKQYFTSGFGKNKVVVKAVDDVSFNIYKGETFGLVGESGCGKTTTGRSIIKLYEPTGGEVLFKGKSITGKLSKEQMKEVTRGIQMIFQDPIASLNPRMTVKEIIGEGLKINKICKNETEMMEMIYNILETVGLTREHATRYPHEFSGGQRQRIGIARALITNPDLVIADEPISALDVSIQAQVLNLLNNLRKKLGLTVLFIAHDLSVVKYFSDRIGVMYYGKLVELADSEELYKNPIHPYTKSLLSAVPSPDPNLERTRKRIYYNPDMHDYSEESPKLVEIKPRHFVYGSKSEIEEYRKAF
- a CDS encoding coiled-coil domain-containing protein — encoded protein: MFLKKNESIEFANTIMKKSRIPILIYDEQWKKLFTNSMNKSMETLSKDLQQLLTEEKELEHRLKSSQGRKRILMNKIIHLSDRLNSKGEEVEISDIEDAKDEIAKINEEIDEIRENLELYPKKIESTNMELLKETAKVAYSEINNTQTRLSDIEEEINILREKLGQYRDEKEALEEKAQVLYSLLHSIIGPEEIEKLDVKFFQK
- the acpS gene encoding holo-ACP synthase, producing MIKGIGIDIIEIDRIRQAVAKNNRFIDRIFTVNEKEIFEEKNYLPHTIAGFFAAKEAVAKALGTGIRNMEWKDIEILKDPLGKPYVKLHNNARDLAYSMNIDKVLISISHSKENAVAQAMAI
- a CDS encoding LolA family protein, producing the protein MRLLKVILVLLVVVISITACKKPSDKEKYYDAHKKMMEIKSYQTIAKISSYTGDSKREYEFNQMFQYPDKYRLEVISPNSIKGNLTIFNGKVAWIQHATINQTWKMDNFEQSKEQLMFIGYFLKNFINSENSTYHSESFKGQDSIVVTTELPGGNPHFYSQRLWIDGKDFTPLRLNIIDNQDRVRFEVYYEDFKMNPELSEDLFYLD
- the alr gene encoding alanine racemase, with product MALGENLRPVWAEINLDNVKHNIKEVKNIVKKDTIVCAVVKADGYGHGAVELTKVLLNNGADRLAVATLGEAVQLRKAGYTVPIMVLGYTPEVQGQIVIDNNIIQTVYTYEQAIYFSNTAKETNQQLIIHLKLDTGMSRLGFQPNDESINDIKEIFKLPNLTVEGIFTHFATADDKNKEYTYKQFNIFMDFVNKLEEEDCIIPIKHVSNSAAIIDLPEMNLDMVRPGIILYGLYPSDDVNKEKIRLKQVMELKAKISHIKVLPKDNGISYGLKYTTQDNEKIITIPIGYADGYTRMMSGKAQVMVKGKVIPLVGRICMDQCMANATGVDVKAGDEVILYSNDRESGITINDIANKLGTINYEIVCMLGKRVPRVYLENNNLLHIKDSLLI
- a CDS encoding CopG family ribbon-helix-helix protein, encoding MADSKRIMISLPDSLLQEVDNIVSIEKTNRSEFIREAMKLYIRERNKMELREQMKKGYQEMGLINLALAELGLSLDMSLLETYEAQMAECE
- a CDS encoding type II toxin-antitoxin system PemK/MazF family toxin; protein product: MIIKRGDIFYADLSPVIGSEQGGVRPVLVVQNDIGNRYSPTVIIVAITSQINKAKLPTHVEIKCSDYGLPKDSVLLLEQIRTIDKRRLEEKIGHVTEDIMEKVNEALLVSLGLIEF